From Cyclopterus lumpus isolate fCycLum1 chromosome 4, fCycLum1.pri, whole genome shotgun sequence, a single genomic window includes:
- the pdgfra gene encoding platelet-derived growth factor receptor alpha has product MMFPPPSSVPVLLPQVEELVVPLHTAFTLTCRGEAKLAWSTPLHVHEQAREDNSGLFVTTVAVDNATATHTGYYSCFYARNATEDTEDSSIYVYVPDPDVPFVPSLVPFGNHVLSDHEDMEIQCRVSDPSANVTLVNVDTQLPVASVYDSKRGALGVFTAGTYVCRADVNGEEHYSGEYIVHGWAGGAALHVELTAERTALLVGDTVTVTCLARGSEILEDHWKYPGKLVNRGVKTVHENKRDQEIRYTLTIPQASTKDSGIYSCSITDIISNDSQTKELAVRVFASEFMSVRPEFSEYESAELDEVREFRAEISSFPGARVTWLKDGVPLGDVTAEISTSLRQLGETSYMGVLTLIRAKEEDSGNYTMRVENGDRRRDVGLILEVKVPAVIVDLMDIHHGSASGQSVVCITRGQPAPVVDWFVCKNIKHCANDSSAWAPLPANSTEVTMDSRVDEENNLESQVLFGHLESTLAVRCLARNEMGAVSREVKLVSNGPHPELTVAAAVLVLLVIVIISLIVLVVIWKQKPRYEIRWRVIESVSPDGHEYIYVDPMQLPYDSRWEFPRDRLVLGRILGSGAFGKVVEGTAYGLSRSQPVMKVAVKMLKPTARSSEKQALMSELKIMTHLGPHLNIVNLLGACTKSGPIYIITEYCFYGDLVNYLHKNRDTFISLNPEKSKKELDIFGINPADESSRSYVILSFESKGDYMDMKQSDNTQYVPMLEMSDASKYSDIQRSEYDHPPSQKEDEMDDLLSDDMSEGLSTTDLLSFTFQVAKGMEFLASKNCVHRDLAARNVLLSQGKIVKICDFGLARDIMHDNNYVSKGSTFLPVKWMAPESIFDNMYTTLSDVWSYGILLWEIFSLGGTPYPGMVVDSSFYNKIKSGYRMSKPELAPDDVYEMMMKCWNSEPEKRPSFQGLTDSVSSLLPSSYKRHYEKVNREFLKSDHPAVTRMCVESDDAYIGISHKNQGKLKDRESGFDEQRLSSDSGYIIPSPTWTPCPTTSTGRGTDTALRRPRRAPSKRAPAAPLMPSARVRLWRT; this is encoded by the exons ATGATGTTCCCTCCGCCCTCCTCCGTCCCCGTGCTGCTGCCCcaggtggaggagctggtggtgcCGCTCCACACCGCCTTCACGCTGACCTGTCGGGGAGAGGCCAAGCTGGCCTGGAGCACGCCGCTCCACGTGCACGAGCAGGCGCGCGAGGACAACAGCGGCCTGTTCGTCACCACCGTCGCCGTGGACAACGCCACGGCGACGCACACCGGCTACTACTCGTGCTTCTACGCCCGGAACGCcacggaggacacggaggacagCAGCATCTATGTCTACgtgccag ATCCAGACGTTCCCTTCGTGCCCTCGCTGGTTCCCTTTGGCAACCACGTCCTGTCCGACCACGAGGACATGGAGATCCAGTGCCGCGTGTCCGATCCCAGCGCCAACGTGACGCTGGTCAACGTGGACACCCAGCTGCCCGTGGCCAGCGTGTACGACAGCAAGAGGGGCGCGTTGGGCGTGTTCACCGCGGGAACCTACGTGTGCAGGGCCGACGTCAACGGGGAGGAGCACTACAGCGGGGAGTACATCGTCCACGGCTGGGCAG GTGGCGCCGCGCTGCACGTGGAGCTGACCGCCGAGCGGACCGCTCTGCTGGTGGGGGACACCGTCACCGTCACCTGTCTGGCTCGGGGGTCTGAGATCCTGGAGGACCACTGGAAATACCCGGGAAAGCTG GTCAACCGCGGCGTCAAAACCGTGCACGAGAACAAGCGCGACCAGGAGATCCGCTACACCCTGACGATCCCGCAGGCCTCCACCAAAGACAGCGGCATCTACTCGTGCTCCATCACCGACATCATCAGCAACGACAGCCAGACCAAGGAACTGGCCGTCCGAGTTTTCG CGAGCGAGTTCATGTCCGTGCGGCCGGAGTTCAGCGAATACGAGTCGGCGGAGCTGGACGAGGTTCGGGAGTTCAGGGCCGAGATCAGCTCCTTCCCCGGCGCCCGCGTCACTTGGCTCAAAGACGGCGTGCCGCTCGGCGACGTGACGGCGGAGATCTCCACCAGCCTGCGGCAGCTCGGCGAGACCAG ctaCATGGGGGTTCTCACCCTGATCCGGGCCAAGGAGGAGGACAGCGGGAACTACACCATGCGGGTGGAGAACGGAGACCGGAGACGTGACGTCGGATTGAtcctggaggtcaaag TGCCCGCCGTCATTGTGGACCTGATGGACATCCACCACGGCTCGGCCAGCGGCCAGTCCGTGGTGTGCATCACCAGAGGGCAGCCGGCTCCGGTGGTGGACTGGTTCGTCTGCAAGAACATCAAACA TTGTGCCAACGACTCGTCCGCCTGGGCGCCGCTCCCCGCCAACTCCACGGAGGTCACGATGGACTCGCGCGTGGACGAGGAAAACAACCTGGAGAGCCAGGTGTTGTTCGGCCACCTGGAGAGCACGCTGGCGGTGCGCTGCCTGGCCCGGAACGAGATGGGCGCCGTCAGCAGGGAGGTCAAGCTGGTGTCGAAtg GCCCCCACCCAGAGCTGACGGTGGCTGCTGctgtgctggtgctgctggtcaTTGTCATCATCTCACTCATTGTCTTGGTTGTTATCTGGAAACAG AAGCCGCGCTACGAGATCCGCTGGAGGGTCATCGAGTCCGTGAGCCCGGACGGCCACGAGTACATCTACGTGGACCCCATGCAGCTTCCCTACGACTCCAGATGGGAGTTCCCCCGAGACAGACTGGTGCTCG GTCGCATCCTGGGCTCCGGGGCCTTCGGGAAGGTGGTGGAGGGCACCGCTTACGGACTGAGCCGCTCCCAACCCGTCATGAAGGTGGCCGTGAAGATGCTGAAAC CCACGGCGCGCTCCAGCGAGAAGCAggccctgatgtccgagctgaAGATCATGACTCACCTCGGACCACATCTCAACATCGTGAACCTCCTGGGAGCGTGCACCAAATCAg GGCCCATCTACATCATCACGGAGTACTGCTTCTACGGGGACCTCGTCAACTACCTGCACAAGAACAGGGACACCTTCATCAGCCTGAACCCGGAGAAGAGCAAGAAGGAGCTGGACATCTTCGGGATCAACCCTGCAGATGAGAGCAGCAGGag CTACGTGATCCTGTCCTTCGAGAGCAAGGGAGACTACATGGACATGAAGCAGAGCGACAACACTCAGTACGTTCCCATGCTGGAGATGAGCGACGCCTCCAAGTACTCCGACATCCAGAGGTCCGAGTACGACCACCCGCCCTCTCAGAAAG AGGACGAGATGGACGACCTGCTGTCGGACGACATGAGCGAAGGCCTCAGCACCACCGACCTGCTCAGTTTCACCTTCCAGGTGGCCAAAGGGATGGAGTTCCTGGCTTCCAAGAAT tgtgTGCATCGGGACCTCGCCGCCAGGAATGTGCTCCTCTCTCAGGGCAAGATAGTGAAGATCTGCGACTTCGGACTGGCCCGAGACATCATGCACGACAACAACTACGTCTCCAAAGGGAGT ACCTTCCTGCCCGTGAAGTGGATGGCGCCAGAGAGTATTTTCGACAACATGTACACCACCCTGAGTGACGTCTGGTCGTACGGCATCCTGCTGTGGGAGATATTCTCCTTAG GTGGAACCCCGTACCCGGGCATGGTGGTGGATTCCAGCTTCTACAACAAGATCAAGAGCGGATACAGGATGTCCAAACCGGAGCTTGCGCCCGATGACGT GTACGAGATGATGATGAAGTGCTGGAACAGCGAGCCGGAGAAGAGGCCTTCGTTCCAGGGTCTGACGGACTCGGTTTCGTCCCTGCTGCCCTCCAGCTACAAGAGG CATTACGAGAAGGTGAACCGCGAGTTCCTGAAGAGCGACCACCCCGCGGTGACCCGGATGTGCGTGGAGAGCGACGACGCCTACATCGGCATCAGCCACAAGAACCAGGGCAAGCTGAAGGACCGGGAGAGCGGCTTCGACGAGCAGCGGCTGAGCTCCGACAGCGGCTACATCATCCCCTCCCCGACCTGGACCCCTTGTCCGACGACGAGTACGGGAAGAGGAACCGACACGG CTCTGAGACGTCCGAGGAGAGCGCCATCGAAACGGGCTCCAGCAGCTCCACTTATGCCAAGCGCGAGGGTGAGACTCTGGAGGACATAA